In Centropristis striata isolate RG_2023a ecotype Rhode Island chromosome 8, C.striata_1.0, whole genome shotgun sequence, the genomic window TACAGTTTACAAAAACCCATGGTCCCTTTAAAAGCTCATGTATCATCTATAACTTACATGCTTATAGCAGGAGACGCCTCTGATACACCATTAAAAGAAAAGTTCACGCTTTCAATAgacaccaaaaaacaaaacatatctaATGCgatgattaaatgtttttcctctttatttttcATAGTTATTGTCAAAAGAACATGTTCACACATTGTATATTAGTTAAATGAAAGTTTATTGTGAAAAGACACAGTATAGTGTGTTTGTACAGTGTGTGAATGATGCAGTTACATCACTGAGCAAATATTAAATAACACCATGACTAAATCCAGTAACATCCTCAGATATTTACAACCACAAGTACAATTGAAAGTGGTAAAATTGCTTTTGTAGAAATTTGCATCACTCATAATTTAGTTGTTCTTGTGGAAATCTCATCTTCTCGCAGGAATCTTCAGAAATCACAGCGGACACCGCACATGACCCCGTCTCGAGTCGGGTAGCAGTAAGGTGTGCATTTCATGCCTCTGCTGCGTTTCTGCCTGAAGTTCAACGGCATCTGTGTGAAAGACAAGAGACATTAGTGAAGTGTTCACCTCCAACATCATTTAGTTTcttctctctcgttctcttcAAACAACATTAATTGGTTCATGGTATTTAACTTCATTTATTCAGTTAACTGAACGTACCTTCCATTCTTCTGTCATCTCTTCCTGTTCAGCAGCTGGATTGTCGTTGCTCATCAGCTCCTCTGGCTCTTGTACCTGTTGATGAATTTTGCACGTTAAGAACGACATCttagcttttttttaacacttacagctacaaagaaaataaaatgagtaaAGTCATGTTCTTACCCTAGTGATTGGGACAGCAGAGCTCTCCTGAACACAAATGAAGGCGAGCATGACGGCCACTGCAACTGCAACACTGAATGTCTTCATCTTAGGAGAGGACAGCTGGTTTAGTTGTTCAGCAGATAGAAACTAGATGTTTTCTGATCTTCTGGTGACTCTTGTCAGGTCTTTgagttctgtctgtctgatggtTGAGTGTGTAAAAAGCACTGTTATTTATACTCAGACTTGCTTCCAGGAATGAACTTTGTATCATGACTGACTGGGAATGGGATTGGGAATTTTTCTTCTTTCGACATTGGGCCATATTGTTTATTccacaacagcaaaaaaacccATGAACTTTTGAATCCATCATATTTGATATGATGTTCTTGTCTGTATGACGGTTTTAAACTTTCAATTAAACTGTGACATTAAATCAGATACTTGTGGATGCAAGGACATGGTGCCAATGATGATATGTCACAGTCATACCTTTACCTTTGCACAATGTGCTTCCCCTGACTGTGGCTCTTTCCTTTTCCATCAAGTTGACTTATTTTTTTACCCACAACACGTCCCTTAACAACCGAACGTGCTAACCAATTGCATCACAGAGACAAGTCTGACATACAGCTGCATTTGCCATTGAATTCTGTTTGTCGCgcttaaaatatgtattcattttATGATAAGTGGAGTTCCCTAACATCCCCTGGGGTAGCTGAATATGCTAGGCAGTTTTAATTACTAACACTCAAATAACATCATTGTTAACTATTTCAGTTATTGCATAATAAACAGGACCCTGCAGTtcataaaataattcatgacCCATATTTGAAAGATCtcatttgatcaaatatgtATTGCAATAACCAAAATCCCCTGTTTGCTCTATCTGGTGGAATGGCCGacattaaattattatcaaatattatattatctgCCCTTtctaacaaaagaaaaaagggtgTAATTATGTGAATAATAACATTACCAATAGATATTTTCAGGTGTCATTTCATGACAGTTTGATCCAtgtttaatgaagaaaatgtaaatggtgttttgttttgtgactATAATGTATTGGGAGAGCATTTAAGTGTATTTATAATAACATGATACCTAATACTTTGTCAACAGAAGAGCCAAGAGAGACAAACGAGACAAGTAAAGCATGAGGATATTTCAGCCTGTGGAAGAAGGTCAAATCTGGGAACCAGAGGGTCTAaggttcaaatcccaggactgacggGTCACGGTCTGAGGGCTGCAAGTCACCTAACCCAGA contains:
- the LOC131975998 gene encoding hepcidin-like, giving the protein MKTFSVAVAVAVMLAFICVQESSAVPITRVQEPEELMSNDNPAAEQEEMTEEWKMPLNFRQKRSRGMKCTPYCYPTRDGVMCGVRCDF